In one window of Spartinivicinus marinus DNA:
- the fliP gene encoding flagellar type III secretion system pore protein FliP (The bacterial flagellar biogenesis protein FliP forms a type III secretion system (T3SS)-type pore required for flagellar assembly.): MKQWLPDKCNPWLWLVGAGLFICQPATAVDLGIPALKVTTLPDGQQEYTVTIQILAIMTALTLLPAIVMMMTSFTRIIVVLAILRQALGLQQTPSNQIMVGLALFLTFFIMTPVLQEANKAGLQPYLNEQLTSADALHKASEPFHAFMLAQTRESDLDLFIRIADEKSFNTPQDVPFSILVPAFVTSELKTAFQIGFLLFIPFLMIDLVVASVLMAMGMMMLSPLIVSLPFKIMLFVMVDGWAMIMGTLAASFGASI; this comes from the coding sequence ATGAAGCAGTGGTTACCTGATAAGTGCAATCCTTGGCTATGGCTTGTAGGGGCAGGTTTATTTATTTGCCAGCCTGCAACAGCTGTTGATTTGGGGATTCCTGCGCTTAAGGTAACCACGTTGCCGGATGGTCAACAGGAATATACGGTGACTATCCAAATTTTAGCCATCATGACCGCATTAACGCTGTTGCCGGCGATTGTGATGATGATGACTTCTTTTACTCGTATTATTGTGGTGCTAGCCATTTTACGCCAGGCTCTGGGATTACAACAGACGCCTTCAAACCAGATAATGGTTGGGCTAGCGTTATTTTTGACGTTTTTTATTATGACGCCAGTTTTACAGGAAGCAAATAAAGCCGGTTTACAACCCTATTTGAATGAGCAATTGACGTCTGCAGATGCATTGCATAAAGCCAGTGAGCCTTTTCATGCGTTTATGTTGGCACAAACGCGTGAGTCAGATTTAGATTTATTTATTCGAATTGCTGATGAGAAGAGCTTTAATACGCCTCAGGATGTGCCGTTTTCTATCCTAGTGCCAGCATTTGTAACGAGTGAATTAAAAACAGCTTTTCAAATTGGCTTTTTATTGTTTATTCCTTTTTTAATGATCGATTTGGTCGTGGCCAGTGTTTTGATGGCAATGGGGATGATGATGCTGTCGCCATTGATTGTTTCATTACCCTTTAAAATTATGTTGTTTGTAATGGTCGATGGTTGGGCAATGATTATGGGTACATTAGCAGCCAGTTTTGGTGCGAGCATTTAG
- the fliQ gene encoding flagellar biosynthesis protein FliQ, whose amino-acid sequence MDPSSVNDIFREALFIIVQMVAVIITPSLIVGLVVSVFQAATQINEQTLSFLPRLLVTLLAVLFTGPWLLRKLQDFFENLLFEIPNLIG is encoded by the coding sequence ATGGATCCATCATCTGTAAATGATATCTTTCGCGAAGCACTTTTTATCATTGTTCAAATGGTAGCAGTGATTATTACTCCCAGCTTAATCGTGGGGTTGGTAGTGAGTGTGTTTCAAGCAGCTACTCAAATAAATGAACAAACCCTAAGCTTTTTACCTCGGTTATTAGTGACTTTATTAGCGGTCTTGTTTACGGGGCCTTGGTTATTAAGAAAACTGCAGGATTTCTTTGAAAATCTTTTATTTGAAATTCCCAATTTAATCGGCTGA
- the flhB gene encoding flagellar biosynthesis protein FlhB, producing MAEDKDNSQEKTEQPTQKRLQDARKEGQVARSKELSTMALLMLGVSSLFLSGHFLATKLAGIMRLNFAFEREIAFDTARMFQYLGESISAATFALLPLFITLLLVGLASPILVGGWIFSGKSLLPKLNRIDPLSGLKRMFSLKSLVELIKAIAKVLVVTAFVLLVLFVRQDDLLALGKENIMQAIVHGSWILGWASLAICSSLILIALIDVPFQVWEHQRKLKMTKQEIKDEFKDTEGKPEVKSRIRQLQRDLAQQRMMAEVPKADVVITNPTHFSVALKYDPEQADAPYLIAKGADEVALKIREIAKEHEVVMLEAPPLSRAIYYNTKINQQIPTALYMAVAQVLAYVYQLKQYRNGQGQKPGPVPKVTVPDELQK from the coding sequence ATGGCTGAAGATAAAGACAACAGTCAGGAAAAAACGGAGCAGCCGACCCAGAAGCGTTTACAGGATGCTCGTAAAGAAGGGCAGGTTGCTCGCTCTAAAGAGTTGTCAACCATGGCGTTGTTGATGCTGGGAGTATCCAGCCTGTTTCTCTCAGGTCATTTTTTGGCAACTAAACTGGCTGGTATTATGCGGTTAAACTTTGCCTTTGAAAGAGAAATCGCTTTTGACACTGCACGGATGTTTCAGTATTTAGGCGAATCCATTTCAGCTGCGACCTTTGCCTTATTACCCTTATTTATCACATTATTATTAGTAGGGTTAGCTTCTCCTATTTTAGTGGGGGGGTGGATATTTAGCGGTAAATCATTACTACCTAAATTAAACAGAATTGATCCGTTGAGTGGGCTTAAACGGATGTTTTCTTTGAAGTCACTGGTAGAGCTAATTAAAGCGATTGCCAAAGTATTAGTGGTGACAGCATTTGTATTATTAGTATTGTTTGTTAGGCAAGATGATTTATTAGCGTTAGGTAAAGAAAACATCATGCAGGCCATTGTGCATGGTAGTTGGATTTTAGGTTGGGCCAGTTTAGCCATTTGCTCTAGTTTGATTTTGATTGCACTGATTGATGTGCCATTTCAGGTTTGGGAGCATCAGCGAAAATTGAAAATGACGAAGCAGGAGATAAAAGACGAGTTTAAAGATACAGAAGGCAAACCAGAAGTTAAAAGCCGTATTCGACAGTTGCAACGTGATTTAGCTCAACAAAGAATGATGGCTGAAGTACCAAAAGCAGATGTGGTTATTACTAACCCGACTCATTTCTCTGTTGCCCTTAAATATGATCCAGAGCAAGCTGATGCACCTTACCTCATTGCCAAAGGTGCTGATGAAGTGGCTCTCAAAATCAGAGAAATTGCTAAAGAACATGAAGTCGTCATGTTAGAGGCTCCACCTTTATCTCGCGCCATTTATTACAACACTAAAATTAATCAGCAAATACCTACAGCATTGTATATGGCTGTTGCACAGGTCTTAGCTTATGTCTATCAGTTAAAACAATATCGTAATGGCCAAGGTCAAAAACCAGGACCCGTTCCTAAAGTAACGGTGCCTGACGAGCTTCAAAAATAA
- a CDS encoding multiheme c-type cytochrome has protein sequence MTRWISFLCCFLILGQEAANAAQLTKEEKRLSEANRAHQTLFNGEKRFVSAKECGACHPKQYREWSVSPHAYAQLSPIFNAMHATTVKLTNGTTGDFCIRCHTPVGMAMEEPIFIENKYRHPISREGVTCVACHRVNQAYGKFSGRINLVEGDLTKPVSGPRASENKGFEKLLKDPEVGLTTEFQAPGIEVHGKIEPFFDLVKPQFCGTCHDVNSMTQLRLEEAYSEYRASPAAKKGISCQDCHMGKEPGVAAGYEQGPAATFEKAHGSTYHSPTRRLTDHSFIGPDYSVIHPGIFPHNPTADRFIRKRFRKYLKGCHDGTEKQRKKSQKRKKTCLTGIDIWSKFNLADGWGTPAFEKAIPAGYRFPKVWSKSKDRVIAWQEVIQPNLQLLSEAHEKRLTVLQNGYQLGAAEVSRSWLGDPIVKVELVNGTDGHMVPTGFIGERLVYLNVKVQDAAGQVVFESGDLDPNGDVRDQHSLYVHDGKLPLDDQLHNLQARFLTRNLRGSEREAIIPINHSQTALPFLRPATSPTTLQGRPQGARIHKRSLPPNGRRWVEYQIPKNKIKPGQRYTVEVNLYAQMVPVNLVHTIAGVGFDYQMTTEQVVKQLVAGKLLLWRQQIDLNRKGKQQNVAERMTLPENHLYTPAYYQQGRSKVQGGQQND, from the coding sequence ATGACAAGATGGATAAGTTTCCTGTGTTGTTTCCTGATTTTGGGGCAGGAAGCTGCAAATGCTGCCCAATTAACAAAAGAAGAAAAACGGCTTTCTGAGGCTAACCGAGCCCATCAAACATTATTTAATGGGGAAAAGCGTTTTGTCTCAGCGAAAGAGTGTGGTGCTTGTCATCCCAAACAATACCGTGAGTGGTCTGTATCACCTCATGCTTACGCACAATTAAGTCCTATTTTTAATGCGATGCATGCCACAACAGTTAAGTTAACTAATGGTACTACAGGCGATTTTTGTATTCGTTGTCATACACCGGTAGGGATGGCAATGGAAGAGCCTATTTTTATCGAAAATAAATACCGGCACCCGATTTCACGGGAAGGTGTTACCTGTGTTGCTTGTCACAGAGTCAATCAGGCTTATGGCAAATTCAGTGGCAGAATTAATCTGGTTGAAGGCGATTTAACTAAACCGGTTAGTGGGCCAAGAGCTTCAGAAAATAAAGGTTTTGAAAAGCTGTTAAAAGATCCTGAGGTAGGATTAACCACCGAATTTCAGGCACCCGGTATTGAAGTCCATGGCAAAATTGAGCCTTTCTTTGATTTAGTAAAACCTCAATTTTGTGGTACCTGTCATGATGTAAACTCAATGACCCAATTACGCCTCGAAGAAGCTTATTCTGAGTACCGTGCTTCTCCTGCTGCGAAAAAAGGGATTAGTTGTCAGGATTGCCATATGGGCAAAGAGCCTGGTGTCGCTGCTGGCTATGAACAAGGTCCTGCTGCTACTTTTGAGAAAGCCCATGGTTCCACTTACCATTCTCCTACTCGGCGCTTAACTGACCACAGTTTTATCGGTCCAGATTACTCTGTCATTCATCCTGGTATTTTTCCTCATAACCCGACGGCTGATCGTTTTATCCGTAAACGGTTTCGTAAATATTTAAAAGGTTGTCATGACGGCACTGAAAAGCAGCGGAAAAAAAGCCAAAAGCGTAAAAAGACTTGCTTAACTGGCATCGACATCTGGAGCAAGTTTAATCTGGCCGATGGCTGGGGCACACCGGCATTTGAAAAAGCAATTCCTGCTGGCTACCGCTTTCCCAAAGTCTGGTCTAAGAGCAAAGACCGAGTTATCGCTTGGCAAGAGGTGATTCAACCTAACTTGCAGCTGTTATCAGAAGCTCACGAAAAACGGCTGACGGTATTACAAAATGGTTATCAGTTAGGTGCTGCTGAAGTTAGTCGGAGCTGGCTGGGTGACCCAATTGTGAAAGTTGAGCTAGTTAACGGCACAGATGGCCATATGGTACCCACTGGCTTTATCGGTGAACGGCTGGTTTATCTCAACGTGAAAGTACAGGATGCTGCTGGTCAGGTCGTATTTGAGTCAGGTGATCTGGATCCAAATGGCGATGTGCGAGATCAGCACTCTTTGTATGTACATGACGGTAAGCTTCCCCTTGATGATCAACTACATAACTTACAAGCTCGATTCTTAACCAGAAACTTACGGGGTAGTGAGCGAGAAGCCATTATACCAATTAATCACTCGCAAACGGCGCTGCCATTTTTACGCCCAGCCACTTCACCCACTACATTGCAAGGTCGTCCTCAGGGTGCGCGGATTCATAAGCGCAGCTTGCCTCCTAATGGTCGACGCTGGGTGGAATATCAAATTCCTAAAAACAAAATCAAACCAGGTCAGCGCTATACCGTAGAGGTTAATCTGTACGCTCAAATGGTACCAGTTAACTTAGTGCATACGATTGCTGGTGTTGGCTTTGATTACCAAATGACAACTGAGCAAGTAGTCAAGCAATTGGTGGCTGGCAAATTATTGCTTTGGCGGCAGCAGATTGACCTGAACCGGAAAGGTAAGCAACAGAATGTAGCGGAGCGAATGACATTGCCTGAAAACCACCTTTACACCCCGGCTTATTACCAGCAAGGCAGGAGTAAAGTGCAAGGGGGACAGCAAAATGACTAA
- the fliR gene encoding flagellar biosynthetic protein FliR — MIHYQLEDIQLLLAQILWPLFRVAGILMVMPIFGTQLVPMRVRAFFAILVTLLIAPIIPPGPTVDLISIPSMVIIAQQVLIGLLMGFALQLFFHLFAVAGQMISMQMGLGFASLNDPANGVNVAAVGQFFLILCSLLFLAMNGHHVVFEVLVESFRTIPIGQFVPFHHFIELVMWFSWIFASALLIALPVVIAMLIVNIAFGVMTKAAPQLNVFALGFPISMIFGLFVTWVGVSSGLLAQYSRFTEAALFMLRSLIQP, encoded by the coding sequence TTGATTCATTATCAACTAGAAGACATCCAGTTATTACTAGCACAAATACTTTGGCCATTATTTCGAGTAGCAGGTATTTTAATGGTGATGCCCATTTTCGGTACCCAGCTGGTTCCCATGCGGGTTCGTGCATTTTTTGCTATCTTGGTGACGTTATTAATTGCGCCGATTATTCCACCTGGACCAACAGTTGACCTGATTTCAATCCCAAGCATGGTCATCATTGCCCAGCAGGTATTAATTGGCTTATTGATGGGGTTTGCGTTACAACTATTTTTTCATTTGTTTGCGGTTGCAGGGCAAATGATTTCGATGCAAATGGGATTGGGTTTTGCTTCTCTTAACGACCCTGCTAATGGTGTGAATGTAGCCGCTGTGGGGCAGTTTTTCTTAATCCTATGTTCATTATTATTTTTGGCAATGAACGGACATCATGTGGTGTTTGAAGTATTAGTAGAAAGTTTTCGTACAATTCCTATTGGCCAGTTTGTTCCATTTCACCACTTCATTGAATTAGTGATGTGGTTTAGCTGGATTTTTGCTAGTGCGTTGCTTATTGCACTACCTGTAGTGATTGCAATGTTAATTGTCAATATTGCCTTTGGGGTGATGACCAAAGCGGCTCCTCAACTGAATGTGTTTGCATTAGGTTTTCCTATCTCAATGATTTTTGGTTTGTTTGTAACCTGGGTAGGGGTGAGTAGCGGTTTATTGGCACAATACAGCCGTTTTACTGAAGCGGCATTGTTTATGCTTAGAAGCCTAATACAGCCATAA